The following are encoded together in the Panicum virgatum strain AP13 chromosome 6K, P.virgatum_v5, whole genome shotgun sequence genome:
- the LOC120639141 gene encoding uncharacterized protein LOC120639141 isoform X1, producing MKNKAGGAGSSGTSSVVPAGCPKGPRTTPRKRKDAVDPNAPSGPLAQKQRVEPSKAIVSISATTEGERDTPSAEEILTGETILPPPSSFVGLPIDRLLYMDEQVGGAAGASIEESDDELIKELTASPPPVIENLEEDLEDDPQLTAENIKKFQKNVREFHRFSVQLSNRSHLKSLRMKDATEDLKKLQKDV from the exons ATGAAGAACAAAGCAGGGGGTGCTGGATCGAGCGGCACAAGCTCTGTGGTGCCCGCGGGTTGTCCCAAAGGTCCGAGGACAACCCCCCGAAAGCGGAAAGACGCCGTTGATCCCAA TGCTCCAAGTGGACCTCTAGCCCAGAAACAACGGGTAGAACCATCAAAGGCAATAGTTTCTATTTCTGCGACCACAGAAGGGGAAAGGGATACCCCCAGTGCTGAAGAAATTCTCACTGGTGAGACTATCTTGCCACCGCCTTCGTCCTTTGTTGGCCTTCCTATTGATCGGCTACTTTACATGGATGAACAAGTAGGCGGAGCTGCGGGAGCTTCGATAGAAGAATCTGACGACGAGCTGATAAAAGAGCTCACAGCGTCTCCTCCTCCCGTCATAGAGAACCTTGAAGAGGATCTAGAAGATGATCCTCAATTGACAGCTGAGAATATAAAGAAATTCCAGAAGAATGTTCGAGAATTTCATCGATTTTCTGTG CAATTGTCCAATCGGTCACACCTCAAGTCTCTTCGGATGAAGGATGCTACCGAAGACTTGAAGAAACTCCAAAAGGATGTTTAG
- the LOC120639141 gene encoding uncharacterized protein LOC120639141 isoform X2, whose amino-acid sequence MKNKAGGAGSSGTSSVVPAGCPKGPRTTPRKRKDAVDPNAPSGPLAQKQRVEPSKAIVSISATTEGERDTPSAEEILTGGAAGASIEESDDELIKELTASPPPVIENLEEDLEDDPQLTAENIKKFQKNVREFHRFSVQLSNRSHLKSLRMKDATEDLKKLQKDV is encoded by the exons ATGAAGAACAAAGCAGGGGGTGCTGGATCGAGCGGCACAAGCTCTGTGGTGCCCGCGGGTTGTCCCAAAGGTCCGAGGACAACCCCCCGAAAGCGGAAAGACGCCGTTGATCCCAA TGCTCCAAGTGGACCTCTAGCCCAGAAACAACGGGTAGAACCATCAAAGGCAATAGTTTCTATTTCTGCGACCACAGAAGGGGAAAGGGATACCCCCAGTGCTGAAGAAATTCTCACTG GCGGAGCTGCGGGAGCTTCGATAGAAGAATCTGACGACGAGCTGATAAAAGAGCTCACAGCGTCTCCTCCTCCCGTCATAGAGAACCTTGAAGAGGATCTAGAAGATGATCCTCAATTGACAGCTGAGAATATAAAGAAATTCCAGAAGAATGTTCGAGAATTTCATCGATTTTCTGTG CAATTGTCCAATCGGTCACACCTCAAGTCTCTTCGGATGAAGGATGCTACCGAAGACTTGAAGAAACTCCAAAAGGATGTTTAG